The Ascochyta rabiei chromosome 5, complete sequence genome has a segment encoding these proteins:
- a CDS encoding Altered inheritance of mitochondria protein 18 mitochondrial encodes MVMMHSTSELQLPSFACPPTATPPATHQHPPDAPAMMPTRLAARRPLFHCLHAPPRSRNASHHARHDVDAILRHAQGRPMPGRGLKPELDTVSIHRAEAVRLKQLKTRRNWLALGAAASMIAPIFLVKLWDLPDLDKDNKDLQDAQDAQDAQDAQKSRGIVDMIMGPPTKTDSPPKAADEFQGKRVVIAAGDKLIAAPADAENPQASDPDAIELVETGTSYVPYFPRTIRLPNTSTAGPEAISSESEYQLLGLGIRKVSFLRVQVYVVGLYVKTADLATLQNHLINTVNPSASALIPGEKEDLRRALLDPERSTHIWEAILSRDGIGAVDMAFRVVPCRGTDFKHLQDGWMRGIASRTDQVRRKQAELLRQQAAEAKSITLPQPVDEGEFADESFGLAMKHFKALFTGKGKAPKGSVILLTRDKKGALAALYQPLVHANGTEHMAQTDFLGEVLDPRVSRLVWLMYLAGQTVSSEEARKNIVDGCIAITERPVGTVEGMVQ; translated from the coding sequence ATGGTCATGATGCATTCGACGTCCGAGCTCCAGCTCCCTTCCTTCGCATGCCCACCCACCGCAACACCGCCCGCCACGCACCAACACCCCCCGGATGCGCCCGCCATGATGCCCACACGCCTTGCCGCCCGACGGCCGCTCTTCCACTGCCTCCACGCCCCGCCCCGCTCGCGCAACGCCTCGCACCACGCCCGCCACGATGTCGACGCCATCCTGCGCCACGCCCAGGGCCGCCCCATGCCCGGCCGCGGCCTCAAGCCAGAGCTCGACACCGTCTCCATCCACCGCGCCGAGGCCGTCAGGCTCAAGCAGCTCAAGACACGGCGCAACTGGCTCGCGCTCGGCGCCGCCGCCTCCATGATCGCCCCCATCTTCCTGGTGAAGCTGTGGGACCTGCCCGACCTGGACAAAGACAACAAGGACCTGCAGGACGCCCAGGACGCCCAGGACGCCCAGGACGCCCAAAAGAGCAGAGGCATCGTCGACATGATCATGGGCCCACCCACCAAAACCGACAGCCCGCCCAAGGCCGCCGACGAGTTCCAGGGCAAGAGGGTCGTCATCGCCGCCGGCGACAAGCTCATTGCCGCCCCCGCCGATGCAGAGAACCCGCAGGCCTCGGACCCCGACGCCATCGAGCTCGTCGAGACGGGCACCTCGTACGTCCCCTACTTCCCGCGCACCATCCGTCTGCCCAACACGTCCACCGCTGGCCCCGAGGCCATCAGCAGCGAATCCGAGTACCAGCTCCTCGGCCTCGGCATCCGCAAGGTCTCCTTCCTGCGCGTCCAGGTCTACGTCGTCGGCCTCTACGTCAAGACGGCTGACCTCGCCACCCTGCAGAACCACCTCATCAACACCGTCAACCCGTCCGCCTCGGCCCTCATCCCCGGCGAGAAGGAGGACCTGCGCAGAGCCCTGCTCGACCCGGAGCGCAGCACCCACATCTGGGAAGCCATCCTGAGCCGCGACGGCATCGGCGCCGTCGACATGGCCTTCCGCGTCGTCCCCTGCCGCGGCACCGACTTCAAGCACCTGCAAGACGGCTGGATGCGCGGCATCGCCTCGCGCACAGACCAAGTCCGCCGCAAGCAGGCCGAGCTGCTGCGCCAGCAGGCCGCCGAAGCCAAGAGCATCACCCTGCCCCAGCCCGTCGACGAGGGCGAGTTCGCCGACGAATCCTTCGGCCTCGCCATGAAGCACTTCAAGGCCCTCTTCACCGGCAAGGGCAAAGCGCCCAAGGGCAGCGTCATCCTCCTCACGCGCGACAAAAAGGGcgccctcgccgccctcTACCAGCCCCTCGTCCACGCCAACGGCACCGAGCACATGGCCCAGACAGACTTCCTCGGTGAGGTCCTGGATCCCAGGGTCAGCCGTCTGGTCTGGCTGATGTACCTCGCCGGCCAAACCGTCAGCTCTGAGGAGGCCCGCAAGAACATTGTCGACGGCTGCATCGCCATCACCGAGCGTCCCGTTGGCACGGTCGAGGGCATGGTCCAGTGA
- a CDS encoding ubiquinol--cytochrome-c reductase subunit 8, with protein MAGGGSDPNARHKATWHIGSWGNPYEGGGRPGKGVVTYSLSPNRQRPMATFIGKGFWNVVRRSRNQVLYFIPPLIAGYATMEWAIERNEYLNSKQGRAEFADAE; from the exons ATGGCTGGCGGCGGTTCCGATCCCAACGCAAGGCACAAGGCCAC ATGGCACATTGGCTCCTGGGGCAACCCCTATGAGGGCGGCGGCCGACCCGGCAAGGGCGTGGTCACCTACTCGCTCAGCCCCAACAGACAGCGCCCTATGGCCACCTTCATCGGCAAGGGCTTCTGGAACGTCGTGCGCCGCTCGCGCAACCAGGTCCTCTACTTCATCCCCCCGCTGATTGCCGGATACGCCACCATGGAGTGGGCCATCGAGAG GAACGAGTACCTCAACTCGAAGCAGGGCCGTGCTGAGTTCGCTGACGCTGAGTAA
- a CDS encoding AAA ATPase afg3, protein MSTLLRRTPGQLARLSRTTSTFTTRTPFALRRRVPVPQCLYAQQRARRFATGPEEPRNEKKDEPAEKTEGQVDASKDGKPEEKAAAADSNMSKLTPEEEKMLDQLVSFVSMGVPKAQQQAVKDAMAEIKKTGIPPELREEMDKLARGEKLDLATAAKISRMTTNMARRTADQQHFKTDEPQQKAGAHDPGPAGQKEGKKEGAGGGMPNPMGGADTNTLIVSAVLAWITYKMFVPSEDTKEITWQEFRTTFLDKGLVEKIVILNGNKAKVHLHREAVAGMYPDSPSVNSNFYYYFTIGSVEAFERKMDEAQYELGIPSSERIPVAYSNEISWFGTFLSFGPTILLLGSLFYFTRRAGGGGGGSGGVFGMGKSRAKKFNHETDVKVKFADVAGMDEAKQEIMEFVSFLKDPGRFQKLGAKIPRGAVLSGPPGTGKTLLAKATAGESGVPFFSVSGSEFVEMFVGVGASRVRDLFANARKSTPCIIFIDEIDAIGRSRSKQNFGGGNDEREATLNQILTEMDGFNTTEQVVVLAGTNRPDVLDQALMRPGRFDRHINIDRPTMEGRGQIFGVHLKKIITKEDIEFLKGRLAALTPGFSGADIANCVNEAALIAARHSADTVTMVHFEQAIERVIGGLEKKSLVLKPEEKKTVAYHEAGHAICGWYFKYADPLLKVSIIPRGQGALGYAQYLPAGDTYLMNVHQLMDRMAMTLGGRVSEELHFDTVTSGASDDFRKVTQMATAMVTKWGMTKKIGYIYFDDDNQQSQFQKPFSEETAKNIDSEVKRIVDEAYKQCRDLLEEKKVEVGLVAEELLKKEMLGREDMIRLLGKRPFEDPQDFHKYFSGEFGKAPGLMEPKGETGTKGPLVPPAPATFKAIEEPRHHI, encoded by the exons ATGTCGACGCTCCTTCGCCGCACCCCCGGCCAGCTCGCACGTCTCTCGCGCACCACCAGCACATTCACAACCCGGACGCCCTTTGCATTACGGCGGCGGGTGCCTGTCCCGCAGTGTCTGTATGCCCAGCAGCGCGCGCGGCGCTTTGCGACGGGACCCGAGGAGCCCAGGAACGAGAAGAAGGATGAGCCGGCAGAGAAGACAGAAGGCCAGGTAGACGCGAGCAAGGATGGCAAGCCCGAGGAGAAGGCTGCGGCGGCCGACAGCAACATGTCGAAGCTGACGCCcgaggaggagaagatgCTTGACCAGCTGGTCTCGTTTGTCTCCATGGGCGTGCCCAAGGCGCAGCAGCAGGCCGTCAAGGACGCCATGGCGGAAATTAAGAAGACGGGCATTCCGCCAGAGCTGCGCGAGGAGATGGACAAGCTGGCCCGCGGCGAGAAGCTGGACctcgccaccgccgccaagATCTCGCGCATGACGACCAACATGGCCCGCCGCACCGCCGACCAGCAGCACTTCAAGACGGATGAGCCGCAGCAAAAGGCCGGCGCCCACGACCCGGGGCCAGCAGGACAGAAGGAGGGCAAGAAGGAGGGCGCCGGTGGCGGCATGCCGAACCCCATGGGCGGCGCCGATACCAACACGCTGATTGTCTCGGCTGTCCTTGCGTGGATCACATACAAGATGTTTGTCCCTAGCGAAGACACTAAGGAGATCACATGGCAGGAGTTCCGCACAACCTTCCTCGACAAGGGCCTTGTCGAGAAGATTGTCATCCTGAACGGCAACAAGGCAAAGGTCCACCTGCACCGCGAGGCCGTCGCTGGCATGTACCCGGACTCGCCCTCGGTCAACTCcaacttctattactacttcACCATTGGCTCCGTCGAGGCCTTCGAGCGCAAAATGGACGAAGCACAGTACGAGCTCGGCATCCCCAGCTCAGAGCGCATCCCCGTCGCCTACTCGAATGAGATCTCCTGGTTCGGTACATTCCTGTCCTTTGGCCCTACCATCTTGCTCCTCGGTTCGCTGTTCTATTTCACAAGACGCgctggtggcggtggcggtggtagCGGCGGTGTCTTTGGCATGGGCAAGAGCCGCGCTAAGAAGTTCAACCACGAGACCGACGTCAAGGTCAAGTTCGCCGACGTGGCTGGCATGGACGAGGCCAAGCAGGAGATCATGGAGTTTGTTTCCTTCCTCAAGGACCCTGGGCGATTCCAGAAGCTCGGCGCAAAGATTCCTCGCGGTGCTGTCCTGTCTGGTCCCCCCGGTACCGGTAAGACGCTGCTTGCCAAGGCTACGGCTGGCGAGTCTGGTGTGCCCTTCTTCAGTGTCAGCGGTTCCGAGTTCGTCGAGATGTTTGTAGGTGTCGGTGCTTCGCGAGTACGCGACTTGTTCGCCAATGCGCGCAAGAGCACACCCTGCATCATCTTCATTGACGAGATCGATGCCATTGGTCGATCGCGTTCGAAGCAGAACTTCGGTGGTGGCAACGACGAGCGTGAAGCCACACTGAACCAGATCTTGACAGAAATGGACGGCTTTAACACAACCGAGCAGGTCGTCGTTCTTGCTGGTACTAATCGACCTGATGTTCTCGATCAGGCGCTCATGCGTCCTGGCCGTTTCGACAGACACATCAACATCGACCGCCCGACAATGGAAGGCCGAGGTCAGATCTTTGGTGTGCATCTGAAGAAGATCATCACCAAGGAAGACATCGAGTTCCTCAAGGGCAGGTTGGCAGCTCTCACACCCGGATTCTCCGGTGCTGATATTGCCAACTGTGTCAACGAAGCAGCGCTGATCG CCGCCCGTCATTCCGCCGACACAGTAACAATGGTCCATTTTGAGCAAGCCATCGAGCGTGTCATCGGTGGTCTTGAAAAGAAGTCTTTGGTACTTAAGCCcgaggagaagaagacggTTGCCTACCACGAAGCCGGTCACGCTATCTGCGGTTGGTACTTCAAATACGCCGACCCGCTTCTCAAGGTCTCCATTATCCCCCGTGGCCAAGGTGCTCTTGGATATGCCCAGTACCTCCCTGCTGGCGACACATACCTGATGAACGTGCACCAGCTGATGGACCGCATGGCTATGACACTCGGCGGTCGTGTGTCTGAGGAGTTGCACTTCGACACTGTTACATCCGGTGCCTCGGACGATTTCCGCAAGGTCACGCAGATGGCTACCGCAATGGTGACCAAGTGGGGCATGACAAAGAAGATCGGATACATCTACTTTGACGACGACAACCAGCAATCTCAGTTCCAGAAGCCCTTCTCTGAAGAAACAGCAAAGAACATCGACTCGGAAGTAAAGCGTATTGTGGACGAAGCGTACAAGCAATGCCGCGATCTGTtggaagagaagaaggttgAGGTTGGTCTTGTGGCTGAGGAGCTGCTGAAGAAGGAGATGCTTGGCCGCGAAGACATGATCAGATTGCTGGGTAAGAGGCCGTTCGAGGACCCGCAGGACTTCCACAAGTACTTCAGCGGCGAATTTGGAAAGGCCCCAGGGCTTATGGAACCCAAGGGCGAGACAGGGACAAAGGGGCCGCTGGTTCCCCCGGCGCCTGCTACATTCAAAGCTATTGAGGAGCCGAGGCATCACATCTAA
- a CDS encoding P-type Ca(2+) transporter has translation MESGKLAPPTLQVNTRQRALSNTDTISSATSDPFRTPVSPLSDISPSNASTAVQDPESALRPDPGTEADFAVDNNPFAFSPGQLNKLLNPKSLPAFQALGGVQGIAHGLQSDTHSGLSIDEAAALQRVTFDQAVYGTSVDKKVEQAHIGGQPFEDRKRVYGRNVLPPKKATPLWRLIWNAYNDTVLIVLTVAAAISLALGLYETFGAEHPPGSPTPVDWVEGLAICIAIIIVVLVTAVNDWQKEQAFVRLNAKKEEREIKVTRSGKATMISVYDVLAGDIIHMEPGDVVPVDGIFIEGHDVRCDESSATGESDAIRKTPGAMVMKALENGQSHKGLDPFIISGAKVNEGVGTYITTSVGVHSSFGKIMMSVRTDMEATPLQEKLGGLAVAISKIGSAAAGILFFILLFRFIGGLSGDTRTPSAKGSAFMDILIVAVTIIVVAVPEGLPLAVTLALAFATTRMLKENNLVRVLRACETMGNATAICSDKTGTLTTNKMTVVAGRFGSASFAQSDTEANSSISSWASNVAPAAKELLVQSIAINSTAFEGEEEGRQVFIGSKTETALLQLAKDHLGLTSLSEARDNEEIVYMMPFDSSKKCMAAVVKLKTGGYRLVAKGASEILLKMCSEQASFATLQTEPLSEDGRQVVLSTIGEFANKSLRTIGLVYQEYTQWPPANASFTETGSIDFTSILRNLVFFGIVGIQDPVRPGVPEAVRKAQGAGVTVRMVTGDNMQTARAIATECNIYTEGGVVMEGPEFRRLSESEMDEVIPRLQVLARSSPEDKRVLVVRLKALGEIVAVTGDGTNDAPALKAANIGFSMGISGTEVAKEASAIILMDDNFASIITALMWGRAVNDAVQKFLQFQITVNITAVLLAFVTAVYDDEMKPALKAVQLLWVNLIMDTFAALALATDPPTERILNRLPQGRDKPLITTTMWKQITGQNIYKLTVIFVLYFAGGDILGYDLSDPNKKLELDTVIFNSFVWMQIFNIFNNRRLDNKLNIFEGIHRNHFFTFIVVLIIGLQVMIIFVGGRAFQIKPGGIDGTQWAISIITGFICIPWAVAIRYFPDRWFAAIAHVVGTPVVIVYRWIGKGFSKIGGLFRKKKTEDAEKDVAVVTPPIVVVVVDDVMTSEKGKSQV, from the coding sequence ATGGAGAGCGGAAAGCTCGCACCTCCCACGCTTCAGGTGAATACTCGACAGCGGGCTCTAAGTAACACCGATACTATCTCCTCGGCCACATCCGATCCATTTCGCACACCAGTATCGCCGTTGTCGGACATCTCACCTAGTAACGCGTCGACGGCAGTACAAGACCCTGAATCTGCCTTACGACCAGACCCTGGGACAGAGGCCGATTTCGCAGTCGACAATAACCCCTTTGCTTTCTCACCAGGACAACTAAACAAACTCCTGAACCCAAAGTCGTTGCCTGCTTTCCAGGCTCTAGGCGGTGTACAAGGTATCGCACACGGACTTCAATCAGACACACATTCTGGCCTTAGTATCGACGAGGCAGCTGCACTTCAGCGAGTCACATTTGACCAGGCTGTGTATGGCACATCTGTGGATAAGAAGGTTGAACAAGCACACATTGGCGGACAGCCCTTCGAAGACCGGAAACGCGTCTATGGACGCAATGTTTTACCTCCCAAGAAAGCCACACCCTTATGGAGGCTCATCTGGAACGCGTACAACGACACAGTTCTTATTGTACTCACTGTCGCCGCCGCTATCTCGTTAGCTCTTGGTCTCTACGAAACTTTTGGTGCGGAGCACCCACCCGGCTCACCAACACCAGTCGACTGGGTGGAGGGCCTCGCTATCTGTATTGCCATCATCATTGTCGTCCTGGTGACAGCTGTAAACGATTGGCAGAAAGAGCAGGCTTTCGTTCGACTCAATGCGAAGAAGGAAGAGCGCGAGATCAAGGTCACACGGTCAGGAAAAGCCACCATGATCAGCGTATACGATGTCCTCGCCGGAGATATCATCCACATGGAGCCTGGTGATGTCGTTCCCGTCGACGGTATTTTCATCGAGGGTCACGATGTGAGATGCGACGAGTCTTCTGCCACAGGAGAATCGGACGCTATCCGCAAGACGCCCGGCGCCATGGTCATGAAGGCTTTGGAGAACGGCCAGTCGCACAAGGGGCTCGATCCTTTCATCATTTCGGGTGCCAAAGTGAACGAGGGTGTTGGCACCTACATCACAACATCTGTCGGTGTTCACAGCTCTTTCGGCAAGATTATGATGTCCGTCCGTACCGATATGGAGGCTACACCCCTCCAAGAGAAACTCGGGGGTCTTGCTGTTGCCATCTCTAAGATTGGTAGCGCTGCTGCCGGTATCTTGTTCTTCATTCTTCTCTTCCGCTTCATTGGCGGTCTCTCTGGCGACACTCGCACGCCCAGTGCTAAGGGATCCGCCTTCATGGATATTTTGATTGTTGCAGTCACTATAATCGTCGTTGCAGTACCCGAAGGGCTACCCCTTGCTGTTACCCTCGCTCTGGCTTTTGCGACCACAAGGATGCTCAAGGAAAATAATCTTGTTCGTGTTTTGCGAGCTTGTGAGACAATGGGCAACGCTACAGCGATCTGCTCAGACAAGACAGGAACACTCACCACGAACAAAATGACAGTCGTGGCTGGAAGATTTGGCTCTGCTAGCTTTGCGCAGTCTGACACTGAGGCCAACTCAAGCATTTCGTCATGGGCATCGAACGTCGCTCCAGCTGCCAAGGAGCTACTCGTCCAGTCAATTGCTATCAATTCTACCGCTTTCGAGGGGGAAGAAGAGGGCAGGCAAGTTTTTATTGGTTCCAAAACCGAAACAGCTCTGTTGCAGCTAGCCAAGGACCATCTTGGACTCACGTCACTATCCGAAGCCCGCGACAACGAAGAGATCGTTTACATGATGCCCTTTGACTCGAGCAAGAAATGTATGGCCGCAGTCGTCAAGCTCAAGACTGGCGGCTACCGTCTCGTTGCCAAGGGAGCTTCCGAGATCCTCCTTAAAATGTGCTCTGAGCAAGCCAGTTTTGCGACCCTCCAGACCGAGCCACTTTCTGAGGATGGCCGCCAAGTAGTGCTTTCCACCATCGGCGAGTTTGCCAACAAGTCACTGAGAACCATTGGTCTTGTCTACCAAGAGTACACTCAGTGGCCTCCAGCAAACGCCAGCTTCACTGAGACCGGCAGTATCGACTTCACGTCCATCCTACGTAACCTTGTGTTCTTCGGTATAGTTGGTATTCAGGATCCCGTTCGTCCCGGTGTGCCGGAGGCTGTCCGTAAAGCTCAAGGCGCTGGTGTCACTGTTCGCATGGTGACAGGCGACAACATGCAAACCGCACGAGCAATTGCGACTGAATGTAACATCTATACAGAGGGCGGTGTGGTTATGGAAGGACCTGAATTCCGTCGTCTTTCCGAATCTGAGATGGACGAAGTCATTCCTCGCCTTCAGGTTCTTGCACGTTCCTCGCCCGAAGACAAGAGGGTTCTGGTCGTGCGCCTCAAAGCTCTTGGTGAGATCGTCGCAGTCACAGGTGATGGCACCAACGACGCACCTGCTCTCAAAGCCGCAAATATCGGATTCTCTATGGGCATCTCAGGTACTGAGGTTGCTAAAGAGGCATCAGCTATTATCCTTATGGATGACAACTTTGCATCGATCATCACCGCGCTTATGTGGGGACGAGCCGTGAACGATGCTGTCCAGAAGTTCTTGCAGTTCCAGATCACCGTCAACATCACCGCTGTCTTGCTGGCATTTGTCACAGCAGTCTACGACGACGAGATGAAGCCTGCTCTCAAGGCCGTCCAGTTACTCTGGGTCAACCTCATCATGGACACTTTCGCTGCTCTTGCCCTCGCTACCGACCCACCTACCGAGCGTATCCTTAACCGTCTTCCTCAAGGCAGGGACAAGCCACTCATCACCACCACGATGTGGAAGCAAATCACCGGTCAAAATATTTACAAGCTCACCGTGATCTTTGTTCTCTACTTCGCTGGCGGCGACATCCTCGGCTACGACCTCTCGGACCCCAACAAGAAGCTTGAGCTCGATACTGTTATTTTCAACAGCTTTGTTTGGATGCAGATCTTCAACATTTTCAATAACAGGCGCTTGGACAACAAACTCAACATTTTCGAGGGCATCCACCGCAACCATTTCTTCACTTTCATCGTCGTTCTCATCATTGGACTCCAGGTCATGATTATCTTTGTGGGCGGTCGTGCTTTCCAGATTAAGCCTGGCGGTATCGATGGTACCCAGTGGGCGATCTCGATCATCACTGGTTTCATCTGTATTCCCTGGGCTGTCGCCATCAGATATTTCCCGGATCGTTGGTTCGCGGCCATCGCTCATGTTGTCGGTACCCCTGTCGTCATCGTGTATAGGTGGATCGGTAAGGGTTTCTCTAAGATTGGAGGATTGTtcaggaagaagaagactgAGGATGCTGAGAAGGATGTTGCAGTTGTCACTCCTcctattgttgttgttgttgttgatgaTGTGATGACCTCTGAGAAGGGCAAGTCTCAAGTATGA